A genomic window from Cinclus cinclus chromosome 5, bCinCin1.1, whole genome shotgun sequence includes:
- the LRRC66 gene encoding leucine-rich repeat-containing protein 66, with protein MDNLHLHVIAVVLYFNLPGSVGTKSQWILPATHLHSECRWDGQFLLNCSFTRISTVPEDISQTAVTADLSHNNIKTFGCSDGRNEEWMLKHLNLSNNLISELSLTTCTNLLTLETLNLNANVIHTLTLDMPSPARGSRKYSIVDRLLPSLKVLSVERNNLNTVPRGLGLLQSLQTVRISSNAIQQIDPKDFQNCSQLKDIDLRNNKITKIHPDAFRDLNKLQVVDLRENALTMPLPQILVSLNFFQLEVYLSKNVWIFNCRLNAFKHLFHFVFDATKKKLSLSYKKSANNSQKPLLYLSSLHLNCRDNVLFKRATVPMGNTSVLTCNMDNIRGNGVSWWTPKGRISKKHSLPDMTLDKMNNLVIYNAEKSDEGLYLCLFNTTKDKYLIYNVEVKELVSAFLVRKARDTNAVIRQQQTEANFALAVSLSVLITFVCAFCLGAFARPYLESLWRLMRRNKNSGSEHTYSNQAFSHETLSRQSSASRPRNTQHEALFCDKNSLRNTHIFPTETSIVYENVTGSGVHSPNPKAQYQKQSNTEINMKEIPVFSKVQTSIDDDESTNVYDTGLFFVRTDYQKSNEITPKSKLRNNSGLLQSEITKVTPDSPERKGVVSHIEPRHTKTFMHGRQNCEKQLGLNGNKNIPSDVGDFISLSSSRRDADIENLSIYETIENSALTEHNYERIHSYENDASADVFGDSSSAEGTPFTLSDSSSSADFELEQSDVSKNLPVHQSSRDEANTDSGTEKFATPPESPNITAELEQVWKNKDEQSAYFETTVSYGSDTTMRETASPYADKCSGQESMPDPDPVISPSQEIPDTFNYFSNAESTVQNSISDSLHSQSTDFGNTELKSKHFPTYDTEKTSEEDELQLSLLPREPQHSLSFSHTEQKENAPAESTDEHTARNSLEKNHSEADVTLRRNMSTSEDNGFGFAPTDTGLNEVVKKPSLLNSSKESSLQLLPEHTAEKHFMFVTQQDDLQPQGKEACADKMQEGADGKNSDEFIELQDTSNCSLHEDTSNCSLHEETQSCNPTPVLLHLHSSGKTQSEVTTDDCFQLDQSDEDAYSFSIPQGFFSESTPYSSWSFPQKPIGNTISESTDSSKMKDHTTLTELENHSETIVDLQNSSENLSKKSQTNSGQNQFFVKKKRAFDGFANILQSRRTNFDS; from the exons ATGGATAACCTTCACTTGCATGTCATAGCTGTGGTCCTTTACTTTAATCTTCCTGGATCAGTGGGAACCAAGTCACAGTGGATTCTTCCTGCTACACATCTCCATTCAGAATGCCGGTGGGATGGGCAGTTCTTACTGAATTGCTCTTTTACCAGAATATCTACTGTTCCAGAAGATATATCACAAACAGCAGTAACAGCTGATCTGAGTCACAATAATATTAAAACTTTTGGGTGCTCTGATGGAAGAAATGAAGAGTGGATGCTGAAACACCTGAACCTCAGTAACAACCTGATTTCTGAACTCTCTTTAACTACTTGTACAAATTTACTCACTTTAGAAACTCTAAACCTCAATGCTAATGTCATCCACACCCTCACGCTGGACATGCCGTCACCTGCACGGGGCTCTAGAAAGTACAGCATTGTTGATCGTCTCCTGCCTTCTTTGAAAGTATTGTCAGTTGAAAGAAATAATCTTAATACAGTTCCAAGAG GACTAGGGCTCCTGCAATCTTTACAAACTGTCCGTATATCATCCAATGCCATACAACAGATTGATCCAAAGGATTTTCAAAATTGTTCACAGCTGAAGGACATTGACCTGCGAAATAACAAGATTACTAAAATTCATCCAGATGCCTTCAGAGACCTCAACAAATTACAG GTTGTGGATCTCCGTGAAAATGCTCTGACAATGCCTCTACCACAGATACTTGTCAGTTTGAACTTCTTTCAACTTGAAGTATATTTGTCAAAGAATGTCTGGATATTTAACTGCAGGCTAAACgcttttaaacatttatttcattttgtctttgacgccacaaagaaaaaattaagccTTTCATACAAAAAGTCTGCCAACAACTCCCAGAAACCTCTGCTATATCTTTCAAGTTTGCATTTAAACTGCAGGGACAATGTTTTGTTCAAAAGGGCCACAGTCCCCATGGGGAACACATCAGTGCTGACCTGTAACATGGACAACATAAGGG gcAATGGAGTCTCTTGGTGGACACCTAAGGGCAGAATTTCAAAAAAACACAGTCTTCCTGATATGACACTGGATAAAATGAATAATTTAGTGATATACAATGCTGAGAAATCTGATGAAGGATTATATCTGTGTCTTTTTAATACAACAAAAGATAAATATCTCATTTACAATGTAGAGGTGAAAGAATTAGTTTCAGCATTTTTGGTTAGAAAAGCTAGGGACACTAACGCTGTTATTAGACAGCAACAAACAGAAGCAAACTTTGCTCTGGCTGTCTCCCTCTCTGTGCTCATCAcatttgtttgtgctttttgtcTGGGTGCTTTTGCTAGACCCTACTTGGAGAGCCTCTGGAGACTCATGCGCAGGAACAAAAATTCAGGTTCAGAACACACGTATTCTAATCAAGCTTTTTCACATGAAACCTTGAGCAGACAGTCTTCTGCAAGCAGACCAAGAAATACACAGCATGAAGCATTATTTTGTGATAAGAATTCTTTAAGAAACACACATATTTTTCCTACAGAAACTTCTATTGTGTATGAAAATGTCACTGGCAGTGGTGTACATTCAccaaatcccaaagcacagTACCAGAAACAAAGCAATACTGAGATCAACATGAAGGAAATACCAGTGTTTTCAAAAGTCCAAACTAGTATTGATGATGATGAAAGTACAAACGTTTATGATACTGGACTATTTTTTGTAAGGACGGACTACCAGAAGAGCAATGAAATAACACCAAAAAGCAAATTAAGAAACAACTCTGGCCTGCTGCAGTCTGAGATCACAAAAGTGACACCAGATTCCCCAGAAAGAAAAGGTGTTGTTTCACATATTGAACCCAGGCACACTAAAACATTTATGCACGGAAGGCAAAACTGTGAAAAACAACTTGGTCTAAATGGCAACAAAAATATACCTAGTGATGTTGGAGATTTTATTTCACTCAGTAGCTCCAGAAGAGATGCAGATATTGAGAATTTAAGCATCTATGAAACAATAGAAAACTCTGCCCTTACAGAGCACAACTATGAAAGGATACATTCATATGAAAACGATGCTTCGGCTGATGTATTTGGTGACAgttcttcagctgaagggacTCCATTCACATTGAGCGACTCTAGTTCTTCAGCAGACTTTGAACTGGAACAATCTGATGTTAGCAAAAACCTTCCAGTCCATCAGTCATCACGAGATGAAGCCAATACAGACAGTGGAACTGAGAAATTCGCAACACCGCCAGAGTCTCCAAACATTACTGCTGAACTTGAGCAGgtttggaaaaataaagatgagCAGAGTGCCTATTTTGAGACCACTGTTAGTTACGGATCAGATACCACCATGCGTGAAACAGCATCCCCTTACGCTGATAAATGCAGCGGCCAAGAAAGCATGCCAGATCCAGATCCAGTCATCTCTCCAAGTCAAGAAATTCCAgatacatttaattatttttctaatgcaGAATCAACAGTACAAAACTCTATTTCTGATTCTCTCCACAGTCAAAGTACAGATTTTGGCAACACGGAACTTAAGTCAAAACATTTTCCCACATATGACACAGAGAAAACTTCTGAAGAGGATGAACTGCAGCTGTCTCTGCTTCCCAGagaaccacagcattccctCAGCTTCAGTcacacagaacaaaaagaaaatgcacCAGCAGAAAGTACAGATGAGcacacagccaggaattccctggaaaagaATCACAGTGAAGCAGATGTTACATTAAGAAGAAACATGAGTACATCTGAGGACAATGGCTTTGGTTTTGCTCCCACTGATACTGGTTTGAATGAAGTTGTAAAAAAACCATCACTGCTGAATTCCAGCAAAGAATCATCTCTTCAGTTGCTGCCTGAACACACAGCTGAAAAACATTTCATGTTTGTTACACAGCAAGATGACTTGCAACCACAGGGGAAGGAGGCTTGTGCAGATAAAATGCAAGAAGGTGCTGATGGGAAAAATTCTGATGAATTCATAGAATTACAGGATACCAGCAATTGCAGTCTGCATGAGGATACCAGCAATTGCAGTCTGCATGAGGAAACACAGTCTTGTAATCCTACACCAGTTCTGCTGCATCTTCATAGTTCTGGGAAAACACAGTCAGAAGTCACAACAGATGATTGCTTCCAACTGGATCAGAGTGATGAGGATGCGTATTCCTTCTCAATCCCACAAGGTTTCTTCAGTGAAAGCACACCATACAGTTCATGGTCCTTCCCACAAAAGCCAATAGGAAATACAATCTCTGAAAGCACTGATTCCAGCAAGATGAAGGATCACACTACTTTGACAGAACTGGAGAACCATTCTGAAACAATTGTAGATCTCCAAAATTCCAGTGAAAATCTCAGCAAAAAAAGCCAGACAAATTCAGGACAGAACCAGTTTTTTGTTAAGAAGAAAAGAGCATTTGATGGATTTGCTAATATTTTGCAAAGCAGGAGAACAAACTTCGATAGTTGA
- the DCUN1D4 gene encoding DCN1-like protein 4 isoform X7, producing MPPRKKRRPAAGDDLSAKKSRHDGMYRKYDSTRIKAEEEEVFSSKRCLEWFYEYAGTDDIVGPEGMEKFCEDIGVEPENVVMLVLAWKLDAQNMGYFTLQEWLKGMTSLQCDTTEKLRNSLDYLRSLLNEPTNFKLIYRYAFDFAREKDQRSLDINTAKCMLGLLLGKAWSLFPVFHQFLEQQSKYKVINKDQWCNVLEFSRTINLDLSNYDEDGAWPVLLDEFVEWYKGKQMT from the exons tATGTATAGAAAATACGATTCAACTagaataaaagcagaagaagaagaagtcTTTTCAAGTAAGAGATGCTTAGAATGGTTCTATGAATATGCAG GCACAGATGACATTGTAGGACCAGAAGGTATGGAGAAATTTTGTGAAGACATTGGAGTTGAACCAGAAAAT GTAGTTATGCTTGTGTTAGCGTGGAAGTTGGATGCACAAAATATGGGCTACTTTACATTACAAGAATGGTTAAAAGGAATGACATCACTACA GTGTGATACTACAGAAAAACTGAGAAATTCTCTGGATTACTTGAGATCTTTGTTAAATGAGCCTACAAATTTTAAACTTATTTATAGATATGCCTTTGACTTTGCACGG GAAAAGGACCAGCGCAGCCTAGATATCAATACTGCCAAGTGTATGTTGGGCCTTCTTTTAGGAAAAGCATGGTCCCTTTTTCCAGTATTTCATCAGTTTCTAGAG CAGCAATCAAAATACAAAGTTATCAATAAGGACCAGTGGTGTAATGTTCTTGAATTCAGCAGAACAATTAACCTTGACCTCAGTAACTATGATGAAGATGGAGCCT GGCCGGTGTTGTTGGACGAGTTTGTGGAATGGTATAAAGGAAAACAGATGACATAG